The nucleotide sequence AATACAGCCTAGAGAAAATAAAAGAAACATTAATAAAACTTCCGGCAACTGCTGATGGCAACCCCGATTGGTGCTACATGGAAAACTACACAAAAGGACTATTATTTTCTAAATATATCAGTTAAGTTGCTTGGTATACAGCTAGGCTTATCGCCTAATCTATCTGGAGAGTGTAAAATAATTTGTTTCCATTTCTACTGACTCGGAAAGAAAAAAAGAAGCAGCGATCTATTTTGCTCATAGATGATGTTATTACAACAGGAAGCACACTACAAGAAGTTGGGAAACAGCTTAAAATATGTGGCGCAGATAAAATATTTGGTATAGCACTTGCCCATACTGAGGCTTCTTTTATTTACGGGTAATTATGGCGTTGCATTGTCGAACAATGTCGCAATTTTTGTCAAGGAAAAAGCTGGAACATGTCGAATACCTCCGTTAAGGAGGTGTTTTTTGTTTATGGCCATGCGAAAAAAACAGGGTCCAGGATGCCTTGCCCTGATTTTCTTCTTTTTAATCATAGGGGCCATCGGATCATGTCTTGGCGGCGGTAACCAAACGGAGAATAAAATAACGACAGCGCCTGCAACTCAAATAACTCAAAGCGTTTACCAAAGCGCGTACAACACAACCGAATCGCCAAAAGACGCCACCTCAGATGTAAACAACACCGGAACCGGCCAGCAAACACCTGTTGTTAATACCGGTGGTAAACTCAAGGTGCATTTTATCAATGTCGGCCAGGGTGACAGCATATTGATACAGACGCCTGGCGGGAAAAACCTTTTAATAGACGCCGGGCCGAATTCCGCCGAGTCAACTGTTGAGAGCTATCTGCAGGCCCAGGGTGTGAAAAAACTGGACGTGGTTGTAGGCACTCACCCCCACGAAGACCATATCGGCGGACTTGATGGAGTGATCCGATCCTTTGACATAGGCAAAATCTATCTGCCGAAAGCCTCTCATACGACCGAGGCTTACGCCAGTTTACTCCAGTCTATTAAAAATAAGGGGTTGAAAGTCAGCACGGCAGCCGCAGGCGTTGTGCTGGATTTAGGTCCCGGGATTGAGGCGAAATTTCTGGCCCCCAACGGGACAGGCTACCGGGACTTAAACGATTACAGCGCAGTAATAGAACTGAAGTATGGCAAAAATTCTTTCCTTTTTGAAGGCGACGCGGAAACTGTTTCGGAGCATCAAATGCTTGCAGCCGGTTACAACCTGGATGTGGATGTTCTGAAGGTCGGTCACCACGGAAGCCGGTCCTCCAGTTCATCATCTTTTCTCCGCGCCGTCACCCCGAAATATGCCGTTATCAGCGTGGGGGCCGGCAACTCATACGGCCACCCGGCATACGAGACTGTGGCTGCCCTGGCGAATGCCGGCGCAAAAATATACCGGACAGACGAAGCCGGGACTATTGTTGCGGTGTCCGATGGTACTAACTTTACCATTGACAAGAACGCAAGCGCCATTCAACCGCGCGCACCAAACAGCGGTTCTGGTAGCGGTTACGTCGGAGGTGCAGGCCCGGGTCCCCGGCCCGAACCGCAGAGCGGTGACTATTATATAGGAAACCGCAACACTCATAAATTTCATCTGCCCTCGTGTTCATACTTACCCAACCCGGAAAACCAGGTTATTTTTAAAACCAGGGAAGCGGCCATCAGTGCCGGTTATGTGCCGTGCAAAAAATGCTATCCGTAGGAGGGGGAACTGTGCAGAAAGGAATAATAGATCGGTTTGAAGGCGATTTTGCCCTTATAGAGATAAACGGAGAGATCCATGACTATCCCCGGCATTTGCTTCCGGCAGATGCCAGGGAAGGGGATGCTGTAATTATAGAAGGAAACAGGATCAGCATTGACCGAAAAGCTACGGCTGAACTGAGAAAGAGGATTGAGGAATTAATGGAAGATGTATGGGAGGATTGAAGGTGGTAAGGCTGTAGCATACAGTATTAGTTTACTGTATAGGACGGGGTTAGCACTGAATTATAACTCAGTTGGCCAAGTACAATGTAGGAAGCCATTTACCTCTGACGATTGAAAATGTCAGTTTTAGGGATTAGCAAGGTTTGTACTATGTAATGCTTAAAATGGATGTTTGCAAATAATAAGCGAAAAAAGTTCGTTTAGGGCAGTGGTAGGCGAAATAGCCCCCTGACTAAAACTATGGCAAAGTGCGTTTTGCTTTAATTATAATTTTAGATTAAGGAGGAAGTTTTAGTGAATAGTTTTCGATTGAAGAATATAAAAGGGTTTATTGATACCGGAAAACTTGAGATAAAGCCCATCACAATTATGATTGGAGAAAACAGTTCAGGGAAAAGTAGTATAGTTAGGTTCCCACTAGTATTGAGGCAAACCTTTTTGGATGCATCAATGGCCCCACTTTTGTTATATGGAAAGTCTATAGATTACGGCAACTTCGAGGACGTAGTTTTTGGCCATGATAAAAAGCAACCAATTGAGTTTGAAATTTCTATTGATGTTAGAGATTTACTCATGATTGTTCCACCATTTTACGAGGAAAAGATTAAAAACTATTTATGTGGAGAGCTAATTATAAACGTAACGATTTCATATTCCGGAAAAGCTTTAAGGGTTGATAAATTCTGTATCTATAGCTCGGATTCAGAACGACCAGTATTAAGTGTTGAAAATATTGAAGAGAACGAACAAATAAAGATTACCTTCAAAGATAGACGATACAAATATGAGATATCTAAAAAAGAGTTTGGATTCGAAAAGTTCATTCCTGACTTCCGATCTATACGCGTCATCGGAAGTAAAATAAAAAGCAAGAATAAAAAAGAAAGCTTAGACTTCTTATATGCGTTGTTTACTGCTTTGAATTTTTATTTCAATAGTTTCGCGAATAAAATCTTTTATATTGGACCGTTCAGAAAAACACCAGAAAGATTTTATAGGTATATTGAAAACGCAGTTAATTACGTAGGAAGAGACGGGGAGTTTGCTTCTGTTATCCTTGGACAGAATTTAAGAACTAACCAAACATTAATTGAAGATGTTTCAAATTGGTTAGAAAAGAATTTAGATTTTACCCTTGAAGTGGAAGATTTAAAGGGTGACTTATTTAGGATAATGATAAAGGACAAGAAAACCAATGCAAAAAACAATATTATTGATGTAGGGCATGGCTTGTCTCAATTACTTCCAATTGTTGTTCAAACTTTCATGAAAACTCCAAATGAAAATTATTCCCTTTTCTACAATAGAATGCCACTATACAATTTACATATCATTGAGCAACCGGAGCTTCATTTGCATCCAGCTGGACAAGCAAGTCTAGCGGACTTATTTGTAGGAGCGGTTAATCGAAAAGCAAAAAGCAAAGATTATTTTCTAATTGAGACTCATAGTGAACATATGTTGTTGAGATTGCGGCGATATGTTGTAGAAGAGCGAATTTCTCCCAAAAATATCGCAATCTATTACTCGGAAAAGAATTCTAAACATGGGAGCTTAGATATAAGAAGGCTTGAAATATCAGAAGAAGGTAAAATAAAGGGATGGCCGGAAGGATTTTTCTCACAAGACTATATTGAAACAATTGCAATGCAGGACGCTCTAAGAAAAAAGACTTTGGGGGGGGAGTCTCCCCTATGGTAGTATACATCCCAGACGAATTGTTGATTAAGGCAAATGATAATGAAGAGATTGGACAGGTACTAAAGTTGATGTTTGTATTGTTTGAGTGCGGTAAACATAAGTGGTATTTGAAGAAGAACGATGTTAGGTTGTTTCATAAATCACCATGTTTACAAAGCTATCGCGAATTTATAGAAAAGTATGTTGTAGAAC is from Thermincola ferriacetica and encodes:
- a CDS encoding phosphoribosyltransferase family protein, coding for MFPFLLTRKEKKKQRSILLIDDVITTGSTLQEVGKQLKICGADKIFGIALAHTEASFIYG
- a CDS encoding MBL fold metallo-hydrolase, with the protein product MAMRKKQGPGCLALIFFFLIIGAIGSCLGGGNQTENKITTAPATQITQSVYQSAYNTTESPKDATSDVNNTGTGQQTPVVNTGGKLKVHFINVGQGDSILIQTPGGKNLLIDAGPNSAESTVESYLQAQGVKKLDVVVGTHPHEDHIGGLDGVIRSFDIGKIYLPKASHTTEAYASLLQSIKNKGLKVSTAAAGVVLDLGPGIEAKFLAPNGTGYRDLNDYSAVIELKYGKNSFLFEGDAETVSEHQMLAAGYNLDVDVLKVGHHGSRSSSSSSFLRAVTPKYAVISVGAGNSYGHPAYETVAALANAGAKIYRTDEAGTIVAVSDGTNFTIDKNASAIQPRAPNSGSGSGYVGGAGPGPRPEPQSGDYYIGNRNTHKFHLPSCSYLPNPENQVIFKTREAAISAGYVPCKKCYP
- a CDS encoding DUF3006 domain-containing protein, translating into MQKGIIDRFEGDFALIEINGEIHDYPRHLLPADAREGDAVIIEGNRISIDRKATAELRKRIEELMEDVWED
- a CDS encoding DUF3696 domain-containing protein, encoding MNSFRLKNIKGFIDTGKLEIKPITIMIGENSSGKSSIVRFPLVLRQTFLDASMAPLLLYGKSIDYGNFEDVVFGHDKKQPIEFEISIDVRDLLMIVPPFYEEKIKNYLCGELIINVTISYSGKALRVDKFCIYSSDSERPVLSVENIEENEQIKITFKDRRYKYEISKKEFGFEKFIPDFRSIRVIGSKIKSKNKKESLDFLYALFTALNFYFNSFANKIFYIGPFRKTPERFYRYIENAVNYVGRDGEFASVILGQNLRTNQTLIEDVSNWLEKNLDFTLEVEDLKGDLFRIMIKDKKTNAKNNIIDVGHGLSQLLPIVVQTFMKTPNENYSLFYNRMPLYNLHIIEQPELHLHPAGQASLADLFVGAVNRKAKSKDYFLIETHSEHMLLRLRRYVVEERISPKNIAIYYSEKNSKHGSLDIRRLEISEEGKIKGWPEGFFSQDYIETIAMQDALRKKTLGGESPLW